Within the Carassius gibelio isolate Cgi1373 ecotype wild population from Czech Republic chromosome B4, carGib1.2-hapl.c, whole genome shotgun sequence genome, the region TCAAATAATCTTTTATAGATATGTCAAATTTACAATGTCATGAGACAACAATTTTTATTAGAATAAACTTTAAGGAATGATTGGTGATCAACTGATGGTGACAGGGTTGGGGCGTCTGTTGCAGGTCTGCATGCGTTTCTCCTGACTGTGGTTCTGATGCTGGTTCTGTGGTTCTCTGGTGTTCTGCGGCCTGGCGCTGTGATGGACAGGATCTTCTCTCTGGTGAGCGCAGCTATGGCCGTCTCTCTGGTCTTCAGCCTCATGCTGTTCCTGTGTCCAATCAGAACACCCTCCTCCGCACACGTGACCTACAACAACACGGGTACGATCCGCACCTCATCTTATCTGTCAcgcctgaggtcagaggtcatgtgtgtgcttgtgttgtACAGCAAAGCGCCTGCTGAAGTTTGTTCTGGGTCAGAGCATGGACCCTCGTCTGGGCATCATCGACGTCAAGCACTTCGTGATGGTCAGGGTTGGGTTTATCGGCTGGGTGAGTCTGAGCAGATCAGGATTCTGCGCTTGTCAGATGAGCGGTCACTGAAGTCTGTGTTGGTCCTGCAGGGCATGATGGATGTGAATTATCTCCTGACCGCTATAGAGACGAAGAActcgtctctctctctgctgctcgTCATCATCTTTCAGCTCATTTACATACTGGACTTCCTCATCGATGAGGTCAGCCGAACTGGTTTTTAATCTTGAAAAGACTTTTGAGATGGTGTGTGATGAGATGCATAGTCCAGATCTAATCACATGTTTTGTTGCGCATCCAGAGATTTATTTGGTGAATATTAAATGATTTGCTTAGTTGAACATAATGCACATTTTTGCACGTCTTGCCATTTGCATCCATGCATTTTCTTATGCAGTATCTCAAAACGTACATGAAAATATGTTGATGTAAACAGTTGTTTGTATTTCATGTAGTATGAAACCGAACAATGAATTGTATTTCTTGTATTTCTGGCCAGGGCTCTGTTCTGACGACCAAAGAGTTCACGGACGAGCCGATTGGGTTCATCATGATTCTGGGCGAGTTCATCTGGATCCCTTTCTTCTCCAGTCTTCCCGTTTACTTCCTGCTTCAGAGGCCCAATCACATCCACTTCCTGTCTGCCGTCCCCATCTGCCTGCTCTTCGGTAAGCTCACATACTATGATATACTGCAAGATGTAatgttctttctctctttctttctatcaACTTTATCTCGATTTCCAATTAAATGAAgcaagtttatgcttaaaacaagaaaaatgtgtGTCAATGGCATCAGAAAAGTCAGGTAAAACAGGAATAGTTGTCTGTATTTGTACTCTTTGAAGCACAAACTCGCTTGATTTTGATCAGTTTTTCACAAAGCAAGACTCAATGTCTTTGTGATTGTTGTAATTCTCAGTGCAGTTTATGAACAGGTACAGGCTTCCTGATTTATTACCTGTCCAACGAGCAGAAAGATGGTTTCCGCAGAAATCCCAAGGATCCAGCCTACGCTCGTATGTGACCTCTTCACATCCTCATTCTGCTTTCCTTCAGTTCTTCCGCTGTAAACACAGTTCATGAATGCATGTCAGGAAAGCATTGAGCTTTGCATCATCTTGAAGGAGATGTGAAGTCAGGTCGCTGATGATGATGTCAGTCTCTCTCAAAGGTCTGAAGACGATCCTCAGCCCGGCCGGAAGCAGTCTGCTGGTGTCCGGATGGTTCGGATGGGTCCGGCACCCCAATTACTCTGGAGACATCCTGATGATGTTGGCCTGGTGTCTGCCGTGCGGTACGGTTAAAGAGCAGAGCTGCTTCAGATGCGTTTGAAGGCTTTGTGCCAGCAGTGCACGAGTGATTTACCTGGTTTGTGTCTCACGCAGGCTTCAGCAGTGTTCTGCCGTACTTGCCAGCGCTGCAGTGCTTTCATTTACTGAGGCAACGAGCCAATGAGATCGAAGAATCATGTCTGAAGAAGCACAGTGACGCCTGGAGAGAGTACTGTCGACGAGTGCCATACAAACTGCTGCCTTACGTCTACTGAACATCCCATGAACCTCATCAGAGCAGATTTATTATTCCCAGCGGTGTGCATCCTGTGATCATGCACTAACCCATgacatttagttttgtttgtagAAATCATGTATTAAGGTGTATTCAGAGAtattgaaaaatgaaataaactttttttctgtgtaatttcctatttaatttccaaaaatagtgtttggggaaaaaagaaaaaaatagcagcCTGATAGtggattaatttatatttatagtgGAGTCAAAAATAatgatgtatatgtgtgtatatgctaAAACATTAATGTACACAATAATTgcattgtatttaattatttataacttaaatGTTAGTATATAGTAATTAAATCAATCATAAAGctgttctgcaaaaaaaaaaaaaagatacttagttattttgtgttttcaaatCTACATTTGGAAAATGTTTTGATCTGATGGTCATTGGGGAAAAGAAAATcacagaaaaacttttttttttttaattaacaaaatgtacaaattgcAATGATTTTAACGGCAGGACCCACTTTTGTTTGAGACTATTTCCAGTTAAGTTattaaaaaagctttaaaaacagttcaaatatataagtgatttattttgaCTATACCAATTTTTCTTCTTCGTTTAAACTGCCACTTTCTGTGTTTATAAGATGTTCTCAATAAaaatagcctaaataaaaaaagtgatagaGCTTAGtataaaaagtaaatacaaaaaatacaatataacattatacatgtttCACAATCAGTAGCATGTAAATATCCTGATAGATGGAAATCTATCGCCAAAgtaaacattatttacatttatttaaaccgtAATCTAAAGTGTATGCATGTCCATACTAAGTATTTGAGTTCTGACTGGCTGTTATAGTagtacaatgacaataaagacacgagaatagtgttttttgttgccaggtttttacaacaaaaaaacgCCCACCTGCAACACAAAACTAAATCAATTTTTCCACCCCTGCTGCCActccagttggcagcaacgaattaaagtttatggccaatttgaaaatttaggAGCATGAAACTTTtgtgattcgcaaacccgctccgaactcccaaactgactcaaatgattcgcgatcccgctttgaactcccgaactgactcaaatgattcgcgaacacgctccgaactctcgaattgattcaaatgatccgcgaagccgctcttaactctcgaattgattcaaatgatgcgcgaacccgctccgaactcccaaactgactcaaatgattcgcgatccccataactgactcaaatgattcgcgatcccgctacgaactcccgaactgattaaaatgattcgcaatccccaaactgactcaaatgattcgcgaatccgctttgaactcccgaactgattcaaatgatttgcgatccccaaactccaataatttacaaagtattaatatactgtaatatttttgttgttgttgttgatataaaaagagacttaagccatcaatagcctttaaaatggtttaaaatgcattatataaaaaaataatgaggcaataatgattggttaataataacactgttaaaatacataatacaaaataaaaaaattatgtacatgttattacaaatgccatgtgattgctgctgttacacttacaggacaatcaaatccttgtttaggatactgaccaaacatttcattcaaatattcacttcatctttcatttttggacacctttttgctatagatgacacaggctttataatttcttcaacaaaaaacgtgcatatcacaacccttacaaaaataaaccatggttttatcatagtaaaactgcttagtttccttttgcatgatttctgaatgcttgagactataaaataaattagagtcataataaagttatagccacaggtaaatgtggagagctacaattgtgatttgtaaataatacaatttattcatttagttttttatttgattaaagttattcTTCACCCCTATTAgggttttttccatcatcatatttgaggaaggggggcacaacaataaatcctgcttatgggaatccttaaggtgttgttatacacgtctctgggaatgtgtgctctactacacacacacacacacacacacacacacacacacacacgtggtgttttcagctcttcactatattgatgcatgatgtatgctacacacGTGTACgtcagcgcgctatgagaggatttcaccatttcatttgataaaactatttgtgcctataatgtttatttatttattatcattgtcagctaataaaagctatgcttcaggaccatattcatataacatctaaggctaaatgtagctcttgactggttgagttagatgatgattaacactaaactgtagaaaatcagttgagtctccccagctggaaatggctgttaaaatcttgtgtttcttataataaattgacatattgataacactgaatcttttataatgctcttaatgacatgttgatgcatactgtatgcattagtgagtgtgtggtgcttatggggtatggtcacttattccttatatgtttgtaatgtttgttataactgtttcaaatgcaagacattgattgcatgagattaagtttgtaaatgatagctgtgtccttttgtagtgtgcacatatatttatcatcaaactgtgataactgtgactaaattcagtatatatacgtctgccatatgttggcaccccatcaatattttttagATCCGCCCCTGTCAACAGTGTTAACATGTCCCATTACCAGGTGAAAACTGCGGACTTGTTGCCAAGTCTGTTGTTTTCCCGCGGAAAAGGGCTTCTGTAACAATGTTGCagcgggttgtttttcatgtccgcggtttgaagcgaCCGAAATAACGGGATGTTTAGCCAGTGGATTGCGGGGGAAACCCCATTGGTCTAGTTTTGAATAGCAGTTGGGCGGGTTTTGTTTTGAATCCCTGGCAACCCTGAATTATCAGCCATTTCACCTCAAACTGTCTTCAAGCAGCGAACACCCGCCGCAGCGGAAGAACCTCCCGAAGCACCGGACAGGTGAGTCCCCGCGCGGCACGCGCTCNNNNNNNNNNNNNNNNNNNNNNNNNNNNNNNNNNNNNNNNNNNNNNNNNNNNNNNNNNNNNNNNNNNNNNNNNNNNNNNNNNNNNNNNNNNNNNNNNNNNNNNNNNNNNNNNNNNNNNNNNNNNNNNNNNNNNNNNNNNNNNNNNNNNNNNNNNNNNNNNNNNNNNNNNNNNNNNNNNNNNNNNNNNNNNNNNNNNNNNNNNNNNNNNNNNNNNNNNNNNNNNNNNNNNNNNNNNNNNNNNNNNNNNNNNNNNNNNNNNNNNNNNNNNNNNNNNNNNNNNNNNNNNNNNNNNNNNNNNNNNNNNNNNNNNNNNNNNNNNNNNNNNNNNNNNNNNNNNNNNNNNNNNNNNNNNNNNNNNNNNNNNNNNNNNNNNNNNNNNNNNNNNNNNNNNNNNNNNNNNNNNNNNNNNNNNNNNNNNNNNNNNNNNNNNNNNNNNNNNNNNNNNNNNNNNNNNNNNNNNNNNNNNNNNNNNNNNNNNNNNNNNNNNNNNNNNNNNNNNNtattaaaataatgtttttgagaaCATCATTAAAGACCAAATAACTTAAACGAACGTATGTACTCTATTAGAATCTGTGTAAGAGTTGAGAAGTTTGCATCATTGATTCTCATAATTTCCTATTTATTATTGTGAAGCTGCTTTTGAATAGTTTTTTATTTCTCCATAAACATGTCTTTCCTTACGAATTAAACAAGACATGACCTGGCGTGAGAATACTTGGCTACAATACAATGAACGCacaaactgtatttattattaattattgaataaataacgCATAAAAGCGATGCATTGATACTTTGCAAATATAATTCGTactctttaaacaaacaaatatgaatgAAAAGTCTTTTAGtataaaccctttttttttacacacaaatccaGGAAATGTCTCTCGTCTCTTACAAAATGAAGCAtgcattcaaaatattcataagaaaacatttgcaaacacctttgtTAATTCTAGTTCAAGTTTCGAGGTTAATCGCagttttttaaccctttgcttcAGTAAATGTCGGtggaatattatttatataacttGTGTTTGCAGATCAACATAATGGGACTCAATAAAACAGAAGAAcgcgtgtgtgaaagagagacgaGGTTTGTCTGCTGTCAGAAGTGTGTGAAGTCTCCATGTGTTCGGGAGTGTGACCTCGCACCTGACGCGACGCGACGCGCGAGCGCACCGTTTGGCACGAGCACGCGCACACAGCTATATAAAGACCCCAGAGTCGAGTCCGAGCATCATTCCGTTCAGAGTTTACTCTTCAGCTTCTCTTTCCTCCGACACGATGGAGAAAGTCCCCTTCACGCACGGATTCAGCTCTGAAACCAGCGCGACGCGACCCTGGAGACCCTGGATCCACAGAAACAACGCTTCGAAGGTGCGTTCAGCTGTTATTAGACGCACTGTTCTTGTGATGATGATATGAACTGATCTCTGTATTAAAGATCTCTGTATTCCACAGCCTTATGAGAGAGCATCATCTGAGCAGCTCCTGAAAGCGCCTGAGGTCACACACCCCGTCAAGTGAGTTCCGCTTTTCTAAAGCTTCAGGGGTTgtattacatattacattgtaTCATTCTGAAACATTCCGTGAATGTTACTTTTGACCGCTTCCTGAAACTTGTAACATTTGAAGAACGTTAGATGAAGATTCCGTGTGATCATTTTCAAACGTtctgggaatgttacttttgatacAAAAGAACGTTAGATGAACATCCATCTGAAACATTCTATTAATGATGTTTAAATGTTGAACGAGCGTTGTATTAATGTTCCTGGTGTTGTGTAAGATGTGATCTGATCTGTGGGACTCTTCTTGATTTCTGCAGGTTGTTCTGGCCCAGATCTCGCTGTTTCGATTACCTGT harbors:
- the LOC127956247 gene encoding delta(14)-sterol reductase TM7SF2-like produces the protein MTTDKQEFQMHRNRSLQDTVNGKLEDGADVDDKCVVQVQSRWNNIHLSLVCVLLGISLIMMLDGCRPSSESWVLLGSAGIPIWDWTSVCVVMFFTVLQVALYYLPVGQVTEGKMGCDGKRLKYKLNGLHAFLLTVVLMLVLWFSGVLRPGAVMDRIFSLVSAAMAVSLVFSLMLFLCPIRTPSSAHVTYNNTAKRLLKFVLGQSMDPRLGIIDVKHFVMVRVGFIGWGMMDVNYLLTAIETKNSSLSLLLVIIFQLIYILDFLIDEGSVLTTKEFTDEPIGFIMILGEFIWIPFFSSLPVYFLLQRPNHIHFLSAVPICLLFGTGFLIYYLSNEQKDGFRRNPKDPAYARLKTILSPAGSSLLVSGWFGWVRHPNYSGDILMMLAWCLPCGFSSVLPYLPALQCFHLLRQRANEIEESCLKKHSDAWREYCRRVPYKLLPYVY
- the LOC127956265 gene encoding protein ripply2-like, giving the protein MEKVPFTHGFSSETSATRPWRPWIHRNNASKPYERASSEQLLKAPEVTHPVKLFWPRSRCFDYLYLDAEVLLRSYPVQATICLCEDSESEDEEEDEEHEKNLS